The following are from one region of the Bacillota bacterium genome:
- a CDS encoding diaminopimelate epimerase, whose translation MRFTKLHGLGNDFIVVNAIEEMDIPENLSEFAVMICDRHFGVGADGLVLVRHGEGVDITMQIFNSDGSEADTCGNAIRCVAKYAYENELVKKPLMKVETLAGIVVPELIIENGDVKGVKVCMGEPLLSREKIPMIGPVGRVINEPLQVEGETVHITSVSMGNPHSVLFVPDVNAVVLENLGPRIGKHELFYRKTNVEVVQVINEKEIRMRVWERGAGLTLACGTGACAAAVAAILNGYTGRNVLVHLSAGTLNIEWTEENKVFMTGPAEKVFTGDYKTT comes from the coding sequence ATGCGTTTTACCAAATTGCATGGTTTAGGAAACGACTTTATCGTAGTTAATGCTATTGAAGAAATGGATATACCGGAAAATCTTTCAGAATTTGCTGTAATGATTTGTGACAGGCACTTTGGCGTCGGTGCTGATGGTTTGGTGTTAGTCCGACACGGTGAAGGGGTAGACATTACAATGCAAATATTTAATTCTGATGGCAGTGAAGCAGACACGTGTGGCAACGCTATCCGGTGTGTTGCAAAATATGCTTACGAAAACGAATTGGTAAAGAAACCCTTAATGAAAGTTGAGACTCTGGCGGGTATTGTGGTTCCGGAATTGATAATAGAAAACGGGGATGTTAAAGGGGTAAAGGTATGTATGGGTGAACCCCTATTAAGCCGTGAGAAAATTCCTATGATTGGGCCTGTAGGAAGGGTAATAAATGAACCACTTCAAGTGGAAGGTGAAACAGTTCATATCACTTCCGTTTCTATGGGAAACCCTCATTCCGTCCTATTTGTACCTGATGTTAATGCGGTTGTTTTAGAAAACTTAGGGCCACGTATAGGAAAACATGAGCTTTTTTATAGAAAGACCAATGTGGAGGTTGTTCAAGTTATAAATGAAAAGGAGATTCGCATGCGAGTTTGGGAGAGAGGTGCTGGTTTAACGCTTGCTTGTGGAACGGGTGCTTGTGCTGCAGCGGTTGCTGCAATACTTAACGGGTATACTGGGCGAAATGTCCTGGTTCATTTAAGTGCGGGGACACTTAACATAGAATGGACGGAAGAAAATAAGGTATTTATGACTGGTCCTGCCGAAAAAGTTTTTACAGGAGACTATAAAACTACGTGA
- a CDS encoding 4Fe-4S ferredoxin — MLPERREIDLAEKKRFQPVVKKEWCKACGVCIEFCPKKIFATDTMEKPVVQMSEECTGCEMCRWRCPGLAITVVERWENR, encoded by the coding sequence ATGCTCCCTGAAAGGAGAGAAATTGACTTGGCAGAAAAAAAGAGATTTCAGCCTGTAGTAAAGAAAGAGTGGTGCAAAGCCTGCGGCGTTTGCATCGAATTCTGCCCTAAAAAAATCTTTGCTACGGACACCATGGAAAAGCCGGTGGTTCAGATGAGTGAAGAATGTACCGGATGCGAGATGTGCCGGTGGAGATGTCCGGGCCTGGCTATTACTGTGGTGGAAAGATGGGAGAACAGATGA
- a CDS encoding sodium:proton antiporter, which yields MTDIRFSNHEVVSLIILTLTGIVLSVLLHIPLVLGFTPGLTFLFFLSKKKYIHIKILTNAGKKGLLKTKNVIWILCCIGLILPAWSLSGTIFQMVQLALVSINAQYYIVLCFLMSLGLSMILGTSIGTISVLGIPLINTAQILGLPLEMVAGALISGALVGDRTSPLSSSHQLLAHTLEIKVKQQFIRIIPTGSAAILISTVFFTFLDQYKYNGPQTINLLPEESILVSATPFIPVIVLILLVIFKFKIRYAFLGSIISASVISFIKGITFSTWLNSLLFGIKGTGGLQSMFLLICFVAVASAYNQIIEDLNLIQPLMDKWLKNTYSLFLNTLKTVVVTIMISLIACNQILPIILTGRLFLAHWRKYYDAPELSRVLADSSMLLPALIPWNMLAILCSQILGVSVLSYLPYAIFLWILPVITLLFSGLRAKRIVKRCFSHQA from the coding sequence ATGACAGATATCCGCTTTTCAAATCATGAAGTTGTGTCACTCATTATTTTAACCTTAACGGGAATTGTACTGTCAGTCCTTCTACACATTCCCCTTGTATTAGGTTTTACCCCAGGTTTAACCTTTTTATTTTTTCTGTCCAAGAAAAAATACATTCACATTAAAATACTAACAAATGCCGGTAAAAAGGGCCTACTCAAAACAAAAAACGTCATCTGGATTCTTTGCTGCATAGGCTTAATTCTGCCGGCATGGTCGTTGAGCGGTACAATTTTTCAAATGGTACAGTTAGCCTTGGTATCAATAAATGCACAGTATTACATAGTTTTATGTTTCCTTATGTCACTTGGACTTTCAATGATACTGGGTACTTCCATTGGAACTATAAGTGTTTTGGGAATACCACTTATCAATACGGCACAAATATTAGGACTTCCCCTGGAAATGGTAGCCGGTGCCCTTATATCAGGAGCACTTGTAGGAGACCGCACCTCCCCTTTATCAAGCTCACATCAACTCTTAGCACATACGTTGGAGATAAAAGTTAAACAACAATTTATACGGATAATACCTACAGGGTCTGCTGCTATTTTAATCAGTACTGTGTTTTTTACTTTTCTGGATCAATATAAGTATAATGGGCCTCAAACAATTAATTTGTTACCTGAGGAAAGTATATTAGTATCGGCAACCCCTTTTATCCCGGTAATTGTTTTGATATTACTGGTTATTTTTAAGTTTAAAATTAGATACGCTTTTCTGGGGAGTATTATTTCAGCGTCAGTTATTTCGTTTATAAAAGGTATTACATTTAGCACATGGTTAAATTCCCTCTTATTTGGAATTAAAGGCACCGGTGGACTGCAAAGTATGTTCTTATTAATTTGTTTTGTAGCTGTGGCAAGTGCCTATAACCAAATAATCGAGGATTTGAATTTAATCCAGCCGCTAATGGATAAATGGCTAAAGAATACGTATTCGCTATTTCTTAACACCTTAAAAACCGTGGTCGTAACAATAATGATATCGCTTATTGCGTGTAACCAAATTCTACCCATCATTTTAACCGGTAGATTATTCTTAGCACACTGGCGTAAATATTATGACGCCCCTGAACTATCCAGGGTGTTGGCTGATTCATCAATGTTATTACCAGCTTTAATTCCTTGGAATATGCTTGCCATTTTATGCTCCCAAATTTTGGGCGTTTCGGTTCTTTCTTATCTGCCTTATGCAATCTTCTTATGGATTCTTCCGGTCATAACATTGCTTTTTTCCGGCTTAAGAGCGAAAAGAATAGTCAAAAGATGTTTCTCCCACCAGGCATGA
- a CDS encoding acetate--CoA ligase family protein, protein MYRMRDVPVEMSGPGYYCGGKMGEQMSNSTWDLDPLLKPKSVAIVGCSSNLSKLSGRPLKALLERDYAGKIFPVNPKYDEIAGVQCYPSVAEIPEPVDVVMVLVPAARVEAVVEECAENGVKSVIIFSSGFAELGEDGSKIQKKIGEISHRVNMPVLGPNCLGSINLVDSIPLTFAAITDEDELRPGRLALVSQSGAMASYTLGTAQEAKIGFSYWVTTGNEASLEASAVARHLLRSDDVSGVLLYLEEARDPEGLVEAGRLAGEMGKPLICLKVGRTQTGKRAAMSHTGSIAGADEEYDAAFKKAGIVRANHVEELFDLGIVLSDAWKPKGKRVATVSLSGGGGILLADRCEDLGLEVPELSAETQVKLAEVVPEFGAVGNPVDLTAELVASPGMLKTALNIIESAPEVDAVVILLGLQKKNAGSLAKDIADVVSQARKNNGKPIIVSWMAPPREAVEICRESRVPLLYDGVRAVNSLANLVDMPTATEKETALSSKEASQIQSDMQSLLSNIKGKESNENIALTEYQSKQFLARYGLSVPKGAVAQTAEAAARIAAKIGYPVVAKVSSTDILHKSDARAVRVGINSDVEMQNSFNEIMENSRQYNPDAFIDGVLVEEMVSSDTVETIVGLRWSEQFGPTIMFGMGGVFVELLKDVNLRVAPVNEEVALEMVEGLKTSKLFYGFRGSEKRDVKAAVDAIIAISRVGAALGPNLSELDINPLFILPQGQGVMAGDALMVVRNSFN, encoded by the coding sequence ATGTACCGGATGCGAGATGTGCCGGTGGAGATGTCCGGGCCTGGCTATTACTGTGGTGGAAAGATGGGAGAACAGATGAGTAACTCAACATGGGATCTGGATCCCCTTTTAAAACCAAAATCAGTCGCTATTGTAGGTTGTTCGTCAAACCTGTCCAAGCTAAGCGGCAGGCCGCTAAAGGCACTGCTGGAAAGAGATTATGCCGGAAAAATCTTTCCCGTTAATCCTAAGTACGATGAGATAGCAGGTGTACAGTGTTATCCAAGTGTAGCTGAAATTCCTGAACCCGTTGACGTGGTGATGGTTTTGGTGCCTGCTGCACGGGTTGAAGCTGTAGTTGAGGAATGTGCCGAAAATGGTGTGAAGTCTGTTATTATTTTCAGTTCGGGGTTTGCCGAGTTAGGGGAAGATGGCAGCAAGATTCAAAAGAAAATCGGTGAAATCTCCCACCGGGTAAACATGCCCGTTCTTGGACCTAACTGTTTGGGGAGCATAAATTTAGTAGATTCTATTCCCTTAACCTTCGCTGCCATCACGGATGAGGACGAGCTTCGACCCGGACGCCTGGCTTTAGTCAGTCAAAGCGGGGCAATGGCTTCTTATACCCTTGGCACCGCACAGGAAGCCAAGATTGGCTTTTCTTACTGGGTCACCACGGGAAATGAAGCATCCCTGGAGGCATCTGCTGTGGCAAGACATCTTTTGCGCAGCGACGATGTAAGTGGTGTGCTTTTATATCTGGAGGAAGCTCGGGATCCTGAGGGTCTCGTGGAGGCGGGAAGGTTAGCCGGTGAAATGGGTAAGCCCTTGATATGTCTAAAAGTAGGACGAACTCAAACTGGTAAGAGAGCTGCCATGTCGCACACCGGCTCTATAGCCGGGGCGGATGAAGAATACGATGCGGCGTTTAAAAAGGCCGGTATTGTAAGGGCTAACCACGTTGAGGAACTTTTTGATTTGGGTATTGTATTGAGCGACGCCTGGAAACCCAAGGGGAAACGGGTAGCCACAGTCAGCCTTTCAGGTGGCGGCGGTATTTTACTGGCAGACAGGTGTGAAGATTTGGGGCTGGAAGTTCCGGAGCTCAGCGCAGAAACCCAGGTTAAACTTGCTGAGGTGGTGCCGGAGTTTGGTGCAGTGGGCAACCCGGTAGACTTGACTGCCGAATTAGTGGCATCCCCGGGGATGCTTAAGACGGCATTGAACATTATTGAATCAGCACCTGAGGTAGACGCAGTGGTTATTCTGCTTGGATTGCAGAAGAAAAATGCCGGTTCGCTCGCCAAGGACATTGCGGACGTGGTATCACAAGCCAGAAAAAACAATGGGAAACCTATTATTGTATCCTGGATGGCTCCTCCCAGGGAGGCTGTAGAGATTTGTAGGGAATCGAGGGTTCCTCTCCTGTATGACGGTGTAAGGGCAGTAAATTCATTGGCTAACTTGGTTGATATGCCCACTGCCACTGAAAAGGAAACAGCTTTGAGCAGCAAAGAGGCATCCCAAATTCAAAGTGACATGCAATCTCTCTTAAGTAATATTAAAGGCAAGGAATCTAATGAAAATATAGCCCTTACGGAATATCAATCTAAACAATTTCTTGCCAGGTACGGGTTGTCTGTACCAAAGGGCGCGGTTGCCCAAACGGCAGAGGCAGCCGCCCGGATAGCCGCTAAAATAGGTTACCCGGTTGTAGCCAAAGTGTCGTCCACTGATATACTCCATAAAAGTGATGCCAGGGCGGTAAGGGTTGGTATTAATTCTGATGTAGAGATGCAAAATTCTTTCAATGAAATAATGGAAAATTCGAGGCAGTATAATCCTGATGCCTTCATAGATGGTGTTCTCGTTGAGGAGATGGTATCCTCAGATACTGTGGAGACTATAGTCGGGCTTAGATGGAGCGAGCAGTTTGGCCCCACAATTATGTTTGGAATGGGTGGAGTCTTCGTAGAACTGCTAAAGGACGTCAACCTCCGGGTTGCTCCGGTAAATGAAGAAGTGGCTTTAGAAATGGTTGAGGGGCTTAAGACTTCAAAGCTTTTTTATGGTTTTCGCGGCTCTGAAAAACGTGATGTGAAAGCAGCTGTTGATGCAATAATAGCCATTTCCCGTGTGGGGGCTGCTTTAGGGCCTAATTTATCAGAGCTTGACATAAACCCGTTATTTATTCTCCCGCAAGGACAGGGTGTAATGGCGGGGGACGCATTAATGGTTGTTAGGAACAGCTTCAATTAA
- a CDS encoding pyridoxal phosphate-dependent aminotransferase — protein MSISDNVRKSIAKPNWLRKMFEEGEHLRSIHGADKVYDFTIGNPGVEPPAAFHKELKKIALNPTPGMHRYMSNVGYIETREAIAQVLKEDTGLSFNQNHIVMSCGAGGGLNVVLKTILNPGEEVIVLVPYFPQYSAYIDNYSGIMKEVNTLPNFQPDLESLEEAITPRTKGIIINSPNNPTGVVYKEETLVQLETLLKAKEKEFGTTIYLISDEPYAKLVYDGVKVPSVFKSIRNSILVTSHSKDLALPGERIGYIAMHPDIKDADLLFKGFTYCIRSLGFVNAPALMQRLITSLQREEADIAGYLEKRNLLYEHLTGLGFEMVKPEGTFYLFPRCPLPDDEEFIQTALKYNILVVPGFAFGMPGYYRLSFSVAKKTVESSLPAFTQLANEVGLKPMI, from the coding sequence ATGTCAATCAGCGATAACGTTCGAAAGAGCATTGCAAAACCCAATTGGTTAAGAAAAATGTTTGAAGAAGGGGAACATTTGCGGTCTATTCATGGTGCAGACAAGGTATATGACTTTACCATCGGCAACCCCGGTGTGGAACCTCCAGCGGCATTTCATAAAGAGCTTAAGAAGATAGCATTGAATCCTACCCCGGGAATGCACCGCTACATGAGCAACGTAGGGTACATTGAAACAAGAGAGGCAATTGCACAAGTATTGAAAGAAGACACTGGTCTATCATTCAATCAAAATCACATTGTCATGAGTTGTGGCGCCGGTGGTGGCTTAAATGTGGTCCTGAAAACTATTTTAAATCCTGGGGAAGAAGTAATCGTCCTCGTTCCCTACTTCCCTCAATATAGTGCCTATATAGACAACTACAGCGGCATAATGAAAGAAGTAAATACATTACCTAATTTTCAGCCCGACCTCGAAAGCCTGGAAGAAGCCATCACCCCGAGAACCAAAGGTATAATAATTAACTCTCCCAACAATCCCACGGGAGTAGTATATAAGGAAGAAACTTTAGTTCAGTTAGAGACTTTGTTGAAGGCCAAGGAAAAAGAATTTGGAACTACAATCTATCTTATATCGGATGAACCCTATGCCAAGCTCGTCTATGACGGGGTAAAAGTTCCTAGTGTTTTTAAATCTATTCGCAACAGCATTCTGGTTACCTCCCACAGTAAGGATTTAGCTCTTCCAGGTGAGCGCATCGGTTATATAGCAATGCATCCGGATATTAAGGACGCTGACCTTCTCTTCAAAGGGTTTACATATTGCATTAGGTCACTTGGATTTGTAAATGCCCCGGCCCTTATGCAACGTCTTATTACCTCTTTACAAAGAGAGGAAGCAGACATTGCAGGATACCTTGAAAAACGCAATCTTTTATATGAACACCTTACAGGCCTGGGTTTTGAGATGGTTAAACCCGAAGGAACGTTCTATCTCTTCCCCCGCTGTCCTCTGCCTGACGACGAAGAATTCATACAAACTGCTTTGAAGTATAATATATTGGTCGTACCGGGTTTTGCTTTTGGTATGCCTGGGTACTATAGGCTTTCCTTTAGTGTTGCCAAGAAAACAGTAGAAAGCTCTCTACCTGCCTTTACACAATTGGCAAATGAGGTCGGTTTAAAACCAATGATTTAA
- a CDS encoding TRAP transporter permease, translating to MGESLRKTINWAIAIAAGGMSAFILYQAIAPPLPAMMQRAFVLMLSLFVIFLLHPLLKKQDKRPGIHDILLALLSLGIGIYVLVNYEAMVNRMGMPNSLDLILGGLLVLLVLEGTRRAVGLPLVLITTCFLAYAYFGSYISGTFGHRGYGLTRILNLMYMTTEGIYGIPVGVMVSIVLLFIIFGAFLYKSGGGDFFIRFAIAIAGRSRGGPAKIAVIASMLMGTISGSSIANVVTSGNLTIPLMKRIGYKKNFAGGVEAAASTGGQIMPPIMGAGAFIMAEFTQIPYLHIIAAAAIPATLYFFSIFMNVHFEACRNGLEGLPEEEVPKVKDVLKEGWGYFVPIIALLVILVLGYSPVRAALISIALLIVVNNLTMGKNRMKPADYLAALKDGGMTAYGIIAATACAGMIVGVVGMTGIGIKFSEVIGSLAEGKMLLGLLLTALTSIILGMSLPTNANYIVQASIAAPALVALGVPLLPAHLFCFYFGVFADITPPVALAAFAGAGISGGTPIGTSLMATRNVGVSYIVPFLFVYFPALLLVGPVLGITIVAITSLLAIVAFSGAASGFLRRSCAGWERLILLVAGALMLFPENSTDMIGVVIFVAFFIWQTRTMQKAASA from the coding sequence GTGGGAGAATCACTTCGCAAAACAATTAACTGGGCAATAGCCATAGCCGCAGGAGGCATGTCAGCTTTTATTCTATACCAGGCAATTGCCCCTCCTCTACCGGCAATGATGCAAAGGGCATTTGTTTTAATGCTCAGTTTGTTTGTAATTTTTCTCTTGCACCCATTACTGAAAAAGCAGGACAAACGACCAGGCATACATGACATTCTTCTGGCTCTTTTAAGTCTTGGAATTGGAATCTATGTGCTTGTAAATTATGAGGCAATGGTCAACAGAATGGGGATGCCTAATTCCCTTGACTTAATCTTGGGCGGGCTGCTGGTGCTGCTGGTTTTAGAAGGAACCCGGCGAGCTGTGGGTCTACCCCTGGTATTGATAACAACCTGTTTTTTGGCCTACGCATACTTTGGCTCCTACATATCCGGCACCTTTGGGCACCGTGGCTACGGCTTGACCCGGATTCTTAACTTAATGTATATGACAACCGAAGGCATATATGGAATTCCAGTGGGCGTTATGGTTTCAATTGTGCTCCTATTTATCATCTTCGGTGCCTTTTTGTATAAAAGTGGAGGCGGTGACTTTTTCATACGGTTTGCTATAGCAATAGCCGGCCGTTCCAGGGGTGGTCCGGCAAAAATTGCCGTCATTGCCAGCATGCTGATGGGGACCATTTCAGGCAGTAGTATAGCAAACGTGGTTACCTCAGGTAACTTGACTATTCCGCTGATGAAAAGAATAGGGTACAAAAAGAACTTTGCTGGTGGTGTAGAGGCAGCTGCCTCTACCGGTGGGCAAATTATGCCGCCTATTATGGGCGCCGGTGCTTTTATAATGGCGGAATTTACGCAGATCCCCTATTTGCACATAATTGCCGCCGCGGCTATTCCTGCAACTTTATACTTTTTTAGTATTTTCATGAATGTGCACTTTGAAGCCTGCCGCAACGGCCTGGAAGGATTACCTGAAGAAGAGGTGCCTAAAGTAAAGGATGTTCTAAAAGAAGGATGGGGTTATTTCGTTCCGATAATAGCCCTGCTGGTAATACTTGTTTTAGGCTATAGCCCTGTAAGGGCTGCCCTGATCAGCATCGCACTGTTGATTGTGGTCAATAACCTCACAATGGGTAAAAACAGAATGAAACCGGCTGATTATTTGGCAGCTTTAAAAGACGGCGGCATGACAGCCTATGGCATAATAGCCGCTACGGCTTGTGCCGGGATGATTGTTGGAGTTGTTGGTATGACCGGCATAGGAATCAAATTTTCTGAAGTAATTGGCTCCTTGGCAGAAGGGAAAATGCTGCTTGGTCTACTGCTAACTGCATTAACTTCTATCATACTTGGCATGTCTCTTCCGACAAATGCTAACTACATTGTACAAGCATCCATTGCCGCTCCTGCCCTGGTAGCCCTGGGAGTACCGCTGTTACCGGCACACCTGTTTTGTTTTTATTTTGGTGTTTTTGCGGACATTACTCCTCCTGTGGCTCTCGCTGCCTTCGCCGGAGCAGGTATTTCCGGCGGGACGCCCATTGGTACGTCACTTATGGCCACGCGCAACGTTGGAGTTTCATATATAGTACCATTCTTATTCGTCTACTTCCCGGCACTTCTATTGGTAGGTCCGGTTTTGGGGATAACCATCGTTGCCATTACCTCTCTCCTGGCCATCGTGGCATTCAGTGGCGCAGCTTCAGGATTCCTCCGCCGTTCTTGCGCCGGGTGGGAAAGGCTGATTTTGTTGGTTGCCGGTGCACTAATGCTGTTCCCTGAGAATTCTACAGATATGATCGGTGTTGTTATATTCGTTGCATTTTTTATCTGGCAGACGCGAACCATGCAAAAAGCTGCATCCGCATGA
- a CDS encoding TAXI family TRAP transporter solute-binding subunit: MRRFAKLFALVILASFMVFSVAGCGGGDNGNEGGADKVEKLAFSTGPQGGTYYSLATGIATTINDKKVGADIAVESTGGSVENARFLGTKQTDIAWVESMVADKAMKGEKWFDGNKVENLRAIAAIIPNTVHFIVKEKSGIESLADLKGKRISMGVQGGSSPLTAMNVLRTFGINEGDVQPQYVPHGEGIQLLKDDRVDAVMIDGATPQPHIIDATSSQQEMRLLSIPEENINELVAEMPFYGGLMTVDAGTYPGIDYDWTSTGLLAVMTTREEIPEDVVYNITKTMFENTEAITNIHKAGRYIQLERAIKGISIPLHPGAEKFYKEKGIL, from the coding sequence ATGAGAAGATTTGCCAAGCTATTTGCCCTGGTCATTTTAGCATCCTTTATGGTTTTCTCCGTTGCCGGCTGCGGTGGTGGCGATAACGGTAATGAAGGTGGCGCAGACAAAGTTGAAAAACTCGCCTTTTCCACCGGACCCCAGGGAGGAACTTATTATTCATTAGCAACCGGTATTGCCACAACTATCAACGATAAAAAGGTTGGGGCAGACATTGCAGTGGAAAGCACCGGCGGTTCCGTTGAAAACGCCCGCTTTTTGGGAACTAAACAAACGGACATAGCATGGGTTGAGTCCATGGTCGCAGACAAGGCCATGAAAGGCGAAAAATGGTTTGACGGAAACAAAGTAGAAAACTTACGTGCCATTGCCGCTATCATTCCCAATACCGTTCACTTTATTGTTAAGGAAAAATCCGGTATTGAAAGCCTTGCCGATCTCAAAGGTAAAAGAATAAGCATGGGTGTACAAGGTGGGTCCAGTCCCCTGACAGCCATGAACGTACTTAGGACCTTTGGAATCAATGAAGGTGATGTTCAGCCACAATACGTACCCCACGGTGAAGGAATACAACTTTTGAAGGACGACCGTGTAGACGCAGTTATGATTGACGGCGCCACACCTCAGCCACATATTATTGACGCTACCAGCAGTCAGCAGGAAATGCGTTTATTGTCCATCCCTGAAGAAAACATCAACGAACTCGTTGCAGAAATGCCCTTCTACGGTGGTTTAATGACTGTTGATGCCGGAACTTACCCGGGCATCGATTACGACTGGACAAGTACAGGTCTTTTGGCCGTTATGACCACACGGGAAGAAATCCCTGAAGACGTAGTATACAATATAACCAAGACAATGTTTGAAAACACTGAAGCTATTACTAATATTCACAAGGCAGGCCGCTATATTCAGTTAGAAAGAGCCATCAAAGGAATTTCCATTCCTCTACACCCCGGCGCTGAAAAGTTCTATAAAGAAAAAGGTATCCTGTAG